One Esox lucius isolate fEsoLuc1 chromosome 1, fEsoLuc1.pri, whole genome shotgun sequence genomic region harbors:
- the LOC117594795 gene encoding claudin-19-like: MVQGASEIAALCVGLVGLIGAAAATGMPMWKVTAFIGENIIVMETRWEGLWMNCYRQANIRMQCEVYDSLLYLPPDLQAARGLMCCSVALSGLALLGALAGMRCISCIQDNDHAKTCILMVAGMMQFLASLCVFIPVSWTAHVIIQDFYNPLLIDAQRRELGEALYIGWVTGAFLFASGILFVCRHVPSDKASLDICHPANRLNKPTMMRYRPISQSHSIDGRQLHNRQDLSPPNFPYGPGGVVLNSPAAVYDSRMVESMGPLVYQPCSLGGQPTFSSQSSNYISSLSTHGNSSRVLLQNPYSGNQQTIAPSTANTASRHSSTYSFNRPGSTSASHNTSLRAVLAIPFSSDMKAPQQSHHSLTTVIAVWVCTSEWTFRFFISCLLLSQSDLCISLQ, translated from the exons ATGGTCCAGGGCGCGTCTGAGATCGCGGCGCTTTGCGTGGGCCTGGTCGGTCTGATCGGAGCGGCTGCCGCCACCGGGATGCCCATGTGGAAGGTGACGGCGTTCATCGGGGAGAACATCATCGTCATGGAGACGCGCTGGGAGGGCCTGTGGATGAACTGCTATCGGCAGGCCAACATCAGAATGCAGTGCGAGGTGTACGACTCCCTGTTGTACCTGCCTCCTGACCTACAG GCTGCCAGGGGTTTGATGTGCTGCTCCGTGGCTCTTTCAGGTCTGGCGTTGCTAGGGGCTCTGGCAGGGATGCGCTGTATCTCCTGCATCCAGGATAATGACCACGCCAAGACCTGCATTCTCATGGTGGCGGGAATGATGCAGTTCCTGGCCTCCCTCTGCGTGTTCATTCCGGTGTCATGGACGGCCCACGTGATCATCCAGGACTTCTACAACCCTCTCCTGATCGATGCCCAGCGCAGAGAGCTGGGGGAGGCGCTCTACATCGGCTGGGTGACCGGGGCCTTCCTGTTCGCCTCGGGGATCCTCTTCGTCTGTCGCCACGTGCCCTCTGACAAAGCCTCGCTAGATATCTGCCACCCCGCCAACAGGCTCAACAAACCCACCATGATGCGGTACCGCCCCATCTCACAGAGTCACAGCAtagac GGACGCCAGCTACACAACCGCCAAGATCTGTCTCCTCCGAACTTTCCTTACGGACCTGGTGGGGTGGTTTTAAACTCTCCGGCTGCTGTGTATGACTCCAGAATGGTGGAGAGTATGGGGCCTTTGGTCTATCAGCCGTGCAGCCTTGGTGGACAACCTACTTTTTCCTCTCAAAGCTCCAACTACATCAGTAGCCTTTCCACTCATGGCAACTCCTCACGGGTCCTTTTACAGAATCCGTACTCCGGTAATCAACAGACGATTGCTCCGTCCACCGCGAACACTGCCAGTCGACATTCCAGCACGTACTCCTTTAATCGCCCGGGAAGCACATCTGCTTCGCACAACACATCTTTGCGAGCTGTACTTGCAATCCCGTTTTCATCAGATATGAAAGCTCCACAGCAAAGCCACCACAGTCTTACCACAGTGATAGCAGTGTGGGTGTGTACATCTGAATGGACCTTCAGATTCTTCATTTCATGTTTATTATTGTCACAATCGGATCTGTGTATTAGTTTGCAGTGA